The genomic window ACCATGGCATCGAGTGCCACGCGGCACTTGTCCACGGTGTCATCGGCGGTGTTCAGGCTGAACGCCAGGTAGAGGCCGCCTGACATCTTTTCGAGTTTGATCAGGCGTTCCATGGAGTCAAAATCGACGCCGTTTTTCTGCGACAGGTAAACCAGGTTGGGCTCGTCGATCGGAAAGGCGTCGATGCGTCTGGATTGCAGTTTTTTGATATTGCTGGCGTCGTCGGTGGACTCCTCAACCGCCAGGCCTTCCTTGCGCAGGTACATGGTGCGGGCACCATCGCGGATGCCGCCCAGCTTGTAGGGTTTGAGGTCTTCCAGGCTGCTGGCTTTTATCTCCGGGCGACCCTTGAGCTTGTACAAAAATACCTCGCGGTTGACGATCACGCCCACCCACTTGAACAATTTTTCCCGCTCGTCGTTGCGGCCCATGGAGTAGATGGCGGTATTGGGCGCTTCCTGTGCCATGCGGTAGGCGCGTGCCCAGGGATAGACCTTGATCTGGTAGTCGACATTCGCGCGCTTCAGAATCTCGTGCACCAGTTCGGTGGACAGACCGGCGACCGTCTGGTCCCTCTCGTCGACAAAGTTGTAGGGCGCCATCTCTTCGGTCACCACCGCCACTTTGTCGGCGAGCGCAGGGCTGGTCAGCAGCGTGAGTGTGACCCAGGCCGTGAGCACAGAGGCAAGGCAGTTTTTCATCGCACCCTCCTGGTCGCTATCGACCTGAAGGAATACTAAACCTGCCAATGCAAAAAGCAATACCCAGTCTGGATACCAATCCCATCCACACGGGACGGCGTTGGGCCAAACTGGGTATGTGCTCTACAGGGCCGCGTGTGCGGCGCTGCGTTTAGACGATGGTGATCGTCACTTCGATATTGCCACGGGTGGCGTTGGAGTAAGGGCACACGGCGTGGGCCTTGTCCACCAAGGCCTGGGCGGCAGCGCGCTCCATACCGGGAATGCTGACGGCCAATTGCACTTCAATACCGAAACCGGCTGGGATCTGGCCGATGCCCACAGTAGCGGCGATGCTGGTGTCGGCGGGCAAGGCAATCTTTTGTGTACCGGCCACAAACTTCATCGCGCCGATGAAGCAGGCGCTGTAACCGGAGGCAAACAGCTGCTCGGGGTTGACGCCGTTGCCGGGGCCGCCCATTTCCTTTGGCACAGCCAGTTTCAGGTCCAGCAGTCCGTCGGATGTACGGGTCGTGCCGTCGCGTCCGCCGGTGGATGTGGCGTGGGCTTGGTAAATGACTTTTTCAACTTTGGTTGCCATGGTAGTGGTGCTTTCTAGGTTAATGCTCCGGTCTGGAGCGGGTGGGTAATGGGTTCGTTGATGAATCAAGGAATGGGGACGGCTTGCATGGCATCGCGCAGCTGCTGAACCTTGCGGTTCAGTGACATCACTTCGGCCAGGGGCATGCCGCTTTGGCTGACCACACATTCCGGAATGAAGGCCGCCTGTGCCTGCAATTGCTGGCCTGTGGGGCTGAGCCACACATGCACACGGCGCTCGTCTTCGCTGGAACGCTGGCGCACCAGCCAACCTGCGGACTCCATGCGTTTGAGCAGGGGGGTCAGAGTGCCCGAATCCAGGTTCAGGCGCTCCCCCAGGCTGGAGACGCTGGGGCCATCGCCCTCCCACAACACCAGCATCACCAGGTATTGTGGGTAGGTCAGCCCCAGGCGGTCCAGCATGGGCTTGTACAGTTTGGTCATGGCCAGCGACGCCGAATACAGGGCAAAGCAGAGCTGGTTGTCCAGCAGCTGTGCCGGGTTGGCTTTGGTCGCAGGGGTTTTGGAAGGCATGGGTTGAATTATAGCGAGCAATTAAATTGTGTGCAATTGAAATAAACCAAATACCTCTCGGGTTTACCGGGGCTTGGCAGGCTGGATGGGCTGGGCTATCGTCTTTGCTGGAGCCATGACTGCGGCGATTGGCCAAACTTCGACAGAAAGCATTCAATGGCAGAGGCAGGTTTTGACTACATCATCATCGGCGGGGGATCTGCAGGCTGTGTGCTGGCTGCACGGTTGACGGAGAACCTGGCCGTCAACGTGGCGCTGCTGGAGGCCGGGTCCAGCGACCAGAACGTGCTGATCCAATGCCCTGCCGGCCTGGCCCTGCTCGCCAAAACGGGTGGCGCCAACTGGAAATTCGAGACCACGGTGCAGCCCGGACTGAACGGCCGGCGTGGTTACCAGCCACGGGGCAAGGTGTTGGGCGGGTCCAGCTCGGTCAACGCCATGATTTACATCCGCGGCCAGCGAGAAGACTATGACAACTGGGCGGCGCAGGGCAACCCAGGCTGGTCGTATGTGGATGTGCTGCCCTACTTCAAACGTGCAGAGGACAACCGGCGCGGGGCCGATGACTTCCATGGCACCGAAGGGCCCCTACACGTGATGGACCTGACCAGCCCTAACCCCCTGGGCGCGGTGTTTATCGATGCGGCGCAACAGGCGGGCCACACCTACAACCCCGATTTCAATGGCGCGCGGCAAGAGGGCGTGGGCATGTACCAGGTGACCCACCGCAAGGGCGAACGCTGCAGCGCTGCCAAGGCCTACCTGACCCCTGTCTTGAAGCGCCCCAACTTGCGCGTTTTCACAGGCGCCCATACCACCCGCATCCTGATGGAAAAACAGCGTGCGGTGGGTGTGGAGTTTGAACACGAAGGGCACACCAAACAACTGAGGGCCGCGCGCGAGGTCTTGTTGTGTGCCGGTGCACTGCAGTCACCCCAGATCCTGATGCTGTCGGGCATAGGCCCCCGCAAACACCTGGTCGAGAAGGGCATTGCCTGTGTGCACAACCTTGAAGGGGTGGGGCAAAACCTGCACGACCATGTGGATGTTGTCCAGGTGGTGAACGCCCCCAAGCTGACAGATAGTTTTGGCTTGTCGCTGTCGGGCATGGCGCGTGTCCTCAAGGGCATGGTGGAGTGGCGCAAATACCGCACCGGCATGTTGACGACCAACTTTGCCGAAGCCGGTGGTTTTGTCAAAAGCCAGCCCAGCGAACGCACACCCGATTTGCAGTTGCATTTCGTGATTGGCAAGCTGGTGGACCATGGGCGGGCCACGGTGTTGGGTCATGGGTATTCCTGCCACGTCTGCCTGTTGCGGCCCCTGAGCCGGGGCAGCGTGACCCTGGCCAGCAAAGACCCACTCGCACCGCCCGTCATAGACCCCAACTTCCTGGGTGTGCGTGACGACATGGAGCGCTTGAGCCGCGGTGTGCGCATCATGCGGGAGTTGCTGGGGCAGCCAGCCTTGGCCAGCCTGGGCGGCAAAGAGATGGCCTATTCGGCCAACGCCACCACCGATTTGCAGATCGAGCAATTTGTGCGTGACTATGCCGACACCATCTACCACCCGGTGGGCACCTGCCGCATGGGCAATGGGCCATTGGATGTGGTGGACCACGAACTGCGCGTGCACGGCGTGCAGGGTTTGCGGGTGGTGGATGCGTCCATCATGCCGCAGGTGGTCAGCGGCAACACCAATGCGCCCACCATCATGATTGCCGAGAAGGCGGCCGACATGATCAAGGCCGCCGCTTAAGGTTTTTTTAGCAAATTGTTAAGCATTGCATAGCAATGTCGTAGGCAATATTTAGCAACGCGGCAGGCGTTGGATTTCTAAACTTCTTTCCATGGTCAACGGTGCATGGTGCGCCATCTGGCCAGGCCCGGATGGGCACCAGAAACCCCAGGAAAGAGTTTGGAAAATGAAAAACACTGCACAAGAAAACCAGGCCGTGGTCGCCACCCAGGCACTGCCGCGCTTTGACATGTATGCCGGCATCCACAAGGCCATGCGCGCCCTGATGTCTGACATCCTGATGGCCGTTGGTCGTATGGACCCCCAGGACTCACAAGAACTGGCCGCCGTCGGCGAGCGGGTGCTGGAGCTGCTGGACTTCTGCGCCGCCCACCTGCAACACGAGAACGACTTTGTGCACACGGCCATGGAGGCCCGCGCACCCGGCGCCAGTGCGCGTATTGCGCACGAACACAACGACCACCTGCACCACATCAGCAGCCTCAAGCAGCAGGTGGCAGTGCTGTGTGCCAGTGGATCCGCCGGTGCACCTGCGCTGGCCCAGCAGCTGTACCTGGCACTGACGCTGTTTGTGGCGGAGAACTTTCAGCACATGCACATGGAAGAAACCGCGCACAACGCCGTGTTATGGGCCCGCTACACCGACGCGGAGCTGGTGGACATTCACAACGCGCTGGTGGCCTCCATCGCCCCGGCCGACATGCTGTTCAGTCTGCGCTGGCTGGTGCCGTACATGAATCCGGCCGAGCGCGCCGGCCTGCTGCTGGATATGCAGGCCCATGCACCCGCACCGGCATTCGCCGCCGCGCTGGATGTGGTGCGCCCCCACCTGACGCCCATGGAGTGGGCCAAGCTCAGCCGCGCGCTGGGTCTGCCGCCCGTACCTGGTCTGGTTGCGGCCTGAGCAAACCTACACAACAGAGGAGTAATGATGGGATTCGATAAAAAACAGGTTCTGTGCGCCATGCTGTACGCCTTGGCGGGTATGGGGCTGGGCATCTATATGGCGTCGTCACACAACCACGGCCAGCATGTGACACATGCCCACATTCTGCTGGTGGGTTTTATCACCTCCATGGTGTATGGGGTGGTCTACAAGTTGTGGCTGCCTGCCGCCAAGCCGGTCCTGGCCTGGGTGCAGTTCATTGCGCACCAGGCGGGTGTGCTGGCCATGTGCAGCGGTCTATTTTTGCTGTACGGCGGTTTTGTGCCTCCACCCGCGCTGGAGCCGCTGTTGGGCTTTGCCGCCATAGCGGTATTGCTGGGTGCGGCCACCATGTGTTTCATGGTGTTCAGCACACGCAACGACTGGTCCTGAGGCCTACTTTTTTTATTTTCTTAGAAGCAATAAAACATCCAATGAAGACGAACAAGAATTTCCGCTCGGCCGCCGCTAGGGGCGCCGCTGCGTTGTGCGCGGCCTTTGCCATGTCTGCCGCCCACGCGGTGCAGCCCGCAGTGTCTATGGGGTACGACCATGCCCTGGTGTTGCGTGCCGACGGCACGGTCTGGGCCTGGGGCTACGGTGGCAGCGGGCAACTGGGCCTGGGCAGTACCGCCACCCGCACGGTGCCCACGCAGATTCCCACGCTGTCGAATGTGGTCCAGGTCGTGGCACGGGGCTCGTTCTCAATGGCCCTCAAAGCCGATGGCACCGTCTGGGCCTGGGGTGACAACTCCGGTGGTCGCACCGGCGGCAGCGGCGCCAGCGTGCCGGTGCAGATCAACGGGCTGTCGAACATTGTCAGTATCAATGCCGGTACCGACAATGCTGCGGCTTTCGCCACGGATGCGTCCGGTCGGGTGTACGCCTGGGGCAGCAACAGCAGCGCGCAACTGGGTACCGGACAGACCAGCGCCGGTGGCAACCCTGTGCCACGCCTGGTGGTCGGTGCAGAGGGTGCGGTGGCGGTGAGCGCGTCGGACGCGGCCGTGCTCTCGCTGCGCCAGGACGGCAAGGTCATTGCCTGGGGCGCAAACGGCAACCGGGCCCTGGCACCTGTTGCTGGCACAGCCACGGCAGCGGTTGTGATCGACGCCTTGCCCGCCGTGCAGGCCGTTGCATCAACCTCCATCAACATCGCGGGCCAGTATTACGCGCTGAAGAACGATGGGTCTGTGGTCGCCTGAGGCCAGGCGTCCACCAATGCCACCTTCTGCGGCCAGGCGGGTGTGCGGACCTCGTCGTATCCACTGATCGATATCTCACCCATCCAGGGTCTGGCGCGCATCAGCCAGATCGAGCCGGGTGATGGCCATACGCTTTTTGTGGATGCGGACGGCGCGCTCCATGCGTGCGGTACCAACA from Rhodoferax sp. AJA081-3 includes these protein-coding regions:
- a CDS encoding hemerythrin domain-containing protein; translation: MKNTAQENQAVVATQALPRFDMYAGIHKAMRALMSDILMAVGRMDPQDSQELAAVGERVLELLDFCAAHLQHENDFVHTAMEARAPGASARIAHEHNDHLHHISSLKQQVAVLCASGSAGAPALAQQLYLALTLFVAENFQHMHMEETAHNAVLWARYTDAELVDIHNALVASIAPADMLFSLRWLVPYMNPAERAGLLLDMQAHAPAPAFAAALDVVRPHLTPMEWAKLSRALGLPPVPGLVAA
- a CDS encoding MarR family winged helix-turn-helix transcriptional regulator produces the protein MPSKTPATKANPAQLLDNQLCFALYSASLAMTKLYKPMLDRLGLTYPQYLVMLVLWEGDGPSVSSLGERLNLDSGTLTPLLKRMESAGWLVRQRSSEDERRVHVWLSPTGQQLQAQAAFIPECVVSQSGMPLAEVMSLNRKVQQLRDAMQAVPIP
- a CDS encoding organic hydroperoxide resistance protein, with product MATKVEKVIYQAHATSTGGRDGTTRTSDGLLDLKLAVPKEMGGPGNGVNPEQLFASGYSACFIGAMKFVAGTQKIALPADTSIAATVGIGQIPAGFGIEVQLAVSIPGMERAAAQALVDKAHAVCPYSNATRGNIEVTITIV
- a CDS encoding GMC family oxidoreductase, with translation MAEAGFDYIIIGGGSAGCVLAARLTENLAVNVALLEAGSSDQNVLIQCPAGLALLAKTGGANWKFETTVQPGLNGRRGYQPRGKVLGGSSSVNAMIYIRGQREDYDNWAAQGNPGWSYVDVLPYFKRAEDNRRGADDFHGTEGPLHVMDLTSPNPLGAVFIDAAQQAGHTYNPDFNGARQEGVGMYQVTHRKGERCSAAKAYLTPVLKRPNLRVFTGAHTTRILMEKQRAVGVEFEHEGHTKQLRAAREVLLCAGALQSPQILMLSGIGPRKHLVEKGIACVHNLEGVGQNLHDHVDVVQVVNAPKLTDSFGLSLSGMARVLKGMVEWRKYRTGMLTTNFAEAGGFVKSQPSERTPDLQLHFVIGKLVDHGRATVLGHGYSCHVCLLRPLSRGSVTLASKDPLAPPVIDPNFLGVRDDMERLSRGVRIMRELLGQPALASLGGKEMAYSANATTDLQIEQFVRDYADTIYHPVGTCRMGNGPLDVVDHELRVHGVQGLRVVDASIMPQVVSGNTNAPTIMIAEKAADMIKAAA
- a CDS encoding ABC transporter substrate-binding protein, with translation MKNCLASVLTAWVTLTLLTSPALADKVAVVTEEMAPYNFVDERDQTVAGLSTELVHEILKRANVDYQIKVYPWARAYRMAQEAPNTAIYSMGRNDEREKLFKWVGVIVNREVFLYKLKGRPEIKASSLEDLKPYKLGGIRDGARTMYLRKEGLAVEESTDDASNIKKLQSRRIDAFPIDEPNLVYLSQKNGVDFDSMERLIKLEKMSGGLYLAFSLNTADDTVDKCRVALDAMVKDGTFQKITAKWLAKKK